The genomic segment GAGGACTGCCGCGTTTCACGACTCCATAGGGCACACGAAGTCGCAGGAGTTCTTGTCtcactgtttttttttctttccacctTCGCTTGTTCCTTCGCTTGACTCTTTGGTGTCTGGAACTGAGTCTCGgcgctcttccttttctctctgtactGTCCGCGAGAATCTGCTGTCTTTCGAATCACTTCTTCAGATCATGGAGAGcgatgagaaggagaagccgtGTCACTTTCAGCTGCAAGCTTTCGGCTACAACATAGGATGAAGAGGAGATGAAATATTCATTTTTCGCGACCTCTAGTCTTTTCACTAGTCAGTGGTCTGAGGATTCCGAACACTCCTGTGACGCTTTCAGCGTACGCTCCTCGTGTGAGCTTTGTTGTTGTGAATGCTGCCTGCCTCCGTAAGCCTGTACAGGGATGTTCTCAAAGTGTGATCACTGCAATACACGACGTAGCCGTGAGTCTGGCGTCTCTGATGCCGGTTTTCTTCGGCCATGGCACTTAGTTTCCAGGACAAACTTTCCAACATATCTGTAACTGTAACTTTTACGAGATTGCCTCGTGTCTGATGTGGAGGTTCCAGTGCGCGATGCCACAACGAAGGAGCCAATGCTCGATACTGAAAACACCCGGGCATGAATGCTGAAATCCCTTGGCTACACCTTCTCAAGAGGGAttcctgtgtttctgtgAACCGCCCTTTTCGTGAAGTAGATACTCCGCGTTGGGCTGCTCATTTAGATCTCGAAGGAATGCAAAGAAGTaaacacaggagacaggcgccacGGGAGAGACTGAATGCTTCAAATCGATCCttggaaaaaaaagacattAATGCTCAAACACGTCCCCGTGCGTATATAGACAGCCCCAGGTTGGAAATCTCGAGACACAGTCCATCTGGCTAGAACCGCAGAAGGCCCTCCGAAGGCCCTCCGAAGGCAAGTCCTCTGGGCATGCATCCACCAAGTTTGAGAGACTTGGCCACAAGTAGGGAAAATCAGAAGAGCTTCGGATGTCCAGGACATCTGAGTAAAaggaatgcatgcatacgtTTTCCGTCTCTGAGATGTTGGAAGACGAGTCCTCTATCTTTGGCgcgaaatggagagaagTGACACATGGCAAGGCACACCGCATTGCACGCCTTGCTACACAGCCTGAGCCGTGATCGGAACGCGAATTAAATGCGCTTTGTGTGTGACAATAATCGCCGCAGAAATCGGaccgggagaagaggcaacgAGGTCCGCAATAATTTCCAAACAGAGACCAGGGGCGACCTGACATgtcagaaaaagagacagaaacgcaggcGCCTCAAATATGCGTTGCTCTTCCCGGCCGCTCGTAGCCTCATCCTCGTGATTCAGCTTATACTCGGCGAATCGACTTGCACTGAAACCCACAGATGCGGGACCGTGTAGCAGAATGTCGCGTGTGCCAGTTGCCGTTCCACCACATATTGAAGCACAGCGGTTTGAGAAGTTTCATTTCGtcgaaagagggagaacaagagaaaaggctTGCAGAACGTCCATGATAGCGCGAGACTCGGGCTCATGGCAAGCAGTACAAAGACCAGCGGCATTCAGTGGACCTCCTCCTGTTGTCCTGCCTTATTCCAGCTCCTTCACTCCGACACCACGACAGGCGTCACACACCGCGACCACTGCAGCAGATATATccacgtatatacatacacacaaagaGAGATCTACAGTTAGGGAGCAACTCCTATGTGCATGCTTAAATTTTGGAATTCGTTCTCCTATATTGTTAGCAGCATATacttatacatatacatatatatatatatatatatatgatggGGAAGGAATTGAGTGATAATTCTTTCTAGAGAATGAAATAACGATGGAGAAACAATTTACGAGAAGAATGTTTcctccatatatatatatatatatatatggataaaTATGCGTATGTGTGGTGACGCCTGAACCCGGCGGCATTTGTTTTCCGTCGCTTGCGGCCGTACTCGTCCTGCTGTGTAGAAGAGTTGAATTTCAAATGCTTCCTCGGGACCTGTGTGCTCGAGGGCGACCGAAAATCGACAGACATCGGAGTCGATGTTTCGCACTCGGGTGCCCAGCCGCATGCGCTCTCCCACCTTGCAGACGCCGAAATCCAAATGACTTGGGAAAACTTCGACAAGTCTCTGCGGCTGTTCCTTTGGAGACCGGACCTGCAAACTCAGGGACGCAAGGTCGAACTtcacttgcatgcactgagCTGGCGGTGTTGTGTCGTTGCTCGTTTCTATGCCGATAGAACCCAGTTCTCCATCACTGTTTAACCTTTCATCGAAAGTTTCAAAAGTCGTTTCCGTGGCAAGGCGGCAGCGTACACACGGTTCCAGACTTGAAGAATTATCGAGAGCTTGCAAGACCCTGTTGGCTCCTGCCTGTCAGGTTCTCCGCGCAGCAAAACCgcgaaaaaacacacacaggGAGGAACCAAGACAAAGGAAAGACACGACTCGCGAGCCTGCCAGAGACGCTGGCAACATCCATACGAAGGACCCCAGATTCGCCTGATTATCTTTGttatctatatacatatatatatatatatgcatatatatatatatacaaaatCGACAGACGTCTGAGTCGATGTTTCGCATTTGGGAGCCGAGCCGCAGGCAGACGCTGAAATCCAAATGACTTGGAAAAACGTCGACAAGTCTCTGCGGCTAAAGCCGTTTTCCAAGCACCACCATCGTATCCTAGCTCTGTCAGTACAGCATAACTTCGATCCGGGAGCAAAGACGTCACGGCATCGCAAGCTCCACGAAGATTCAGCGCGGAAACGAGATGGCAAGCACAGGGGgagggacgagagagaagaacgctcAAGATGGAAggggaacagaggagaggaacagaagcagagagtcAAAGAGGCACAGCCCACAACGtagagaagggagaacgagaacgcgacagagaaaagagagaaaaggatggagcaagagaaagagaagaagcgaggaagtgAAGTTACCATGTAAGACAGAACAGGTGAAGGAGAGGGCGAGGCAGCTCGTGTGGCAGAAAGATTGAGAATCGTTCACTTTGTCTTTTGTGCGACACTTGCTGCAAGTCCACGTCTCTGCGCAGGTTTGTCCGGGTCTCCATGCGTCTATTTCGATGTGACGAAATGTTTATTCATGTGAAAACTGCggacgcttctctctccaacaCATGGATTGACTTTGCCACCCCAGTGTGCCCTTGCGATCTCCTCTGGTTGATCCCCTTCCTGCTGCCGCTGCTCGACAGGGAGATGACTGTTGCTATCCGTCCTAGGCCTCGAACCAAAATCCGCAGATACTTAAGCATGCACCCATATAAGCAAACAaagtacatatatatatatatataaatatatataaatgcatatacgtatatatatatatatatatatatatatattgtagATCAGTGGATGAACTAGTGGGTGGATTCATTGAATGTTCGAAGGAAAGAACGCCTGCGTGTGCGTATTTCGATGGGCTGGGTGCGGAAATGTGAAGCGTCTAATTCACCTGGGAGGCCTTGGGTTGCGTGAAGGGGCACATGGACGCAGTTTTGATTTTTCTGTCGACCGGCGCTTCGACGGTTTGATATTTTTCATTCGGACTGAACtcggcgcttctctccccgtgTTTTCTGGCGACGATCATCTTGGAGATGAATCGATCTGGGCAGGCGAACTGGTGCTTCGCTCTTGGTTTTCCGTACACGTTGTAGATCGACGACTTCACGCTTGCCAccttgtctcttccctcgccttTCGTCGCTCTGCAAGGCCGCCCTTCCCGCGTTCCATTCTGATGGGTGCTGGCGCTGAgaagtttctctctgcctcgaccgccttcttttctttctacACTTCCGCCAGAGCAAGGTCCTCGTGAGGGACTTGAGGTTTCCCGCCCAAACGCCTGCACTGCGTCTTTGTCGGCGTCTTTGTCGGAGCTCAggtgtgtctctcgcctctcagtttggcgtgtctctccctcatCTTCGCCTTGGATCCGACCGatcgagagacagggagaggcgTCCCTGGAACTTGAAGCTGAGGCAGGGCACAAGTCGTCATCTGCCCACGGCGTCGCATGCCGGTGCACAGGCGTCACTGCATTTATCGCTGTGCTGAGGAACTCCCGTCTTGCCTCTGCGTTCTGCAAAAGATACACCAGCTTGGAGGATGCTGGCGGTGCTTCTGAACACACAGTCACACACACCAGGATGTGCAGCCGCCAACGGACAGGAAAAGAGCCGCCAAGACGGCAAGTCAAATACGAAAACGTCGTGAGAGAAGCAGCCTCCACAtacacacgtatatatatatatacacatatatgcatttcAGTTTATATAAGTATGGGCGGTCTACTTGTCGACAGAGATGAACAGAGAGGCAAATATGTGTAGATAACAACGTCTAGGCGTTCACACGTTTAGATATGTACATCATTGTCTGTGTAggaatgcatgcaggtgcGTAGATATAGCTCTGTAGACAAGGTCACAGGTTTCCACGTCAGGTAGCCGATCTCGAATCCTTCTACACTTTCTTGAGCTCGACAGCTGTTCAAATGAACTCGCATATGGGGAACCCCCTTGAACACAGAAGACTCTTTTTGACACTCAGCAGTCGTTTGCTCGGTACACGCAACTTCAGAGCCGCGCCTACCCTCCgattcttctttccccgtctctctctgaaaaCTCTTCGCGCTTCGGACCTCAGCCTCTCCCCTCCGAGCAGTCGACCCAGAACGCGACAATGAGTCTTCAGGCGACTCCATCCGCAAGAAAAATTGTTCGTTCGACTCAGAAGCGTCGCGCGCCTCGGACAACGCAGCAGCggcttccgcgtctctctcaaAATTTCCCTCCGTTATTTCGAAACACTTTGGGGTCGAAGAGACGCTCTCCAGCTCCGTTCGTCTCTGAAGTTGTGCTTCCGAGTCTGGAGCAGATGGGAGGCCTATGGCGTCTGACAAAGTCAATTGCACCAAGAAGCGTCCCAGAAGACACACCGGTGATCTAAGCTCTCCAGATACTTGGCGTTTCACTATGTATGGATCTTCTGTGCTTGTCGCCTTAAGTGTGCTCGGCAAAGGCAGTagaaaaaacggaacaaGAAGCGACTCACGCAGACAGTCCCTCTCACAGTTATATCAAAATATTAACGCGTCCATGTTCCCTCGTCTTAGAAGTCTCCTCTGTATGCACGCCACTGTGCAGCGAGCAACGACGAGAAGAGTGTCTTAGCAAAAACAGCGCAAAGTGGAGAAACCCCCCCAAATCGGGGTCCTTACACGTACGTAgacatgcaaatatatatgtgtataagTATTGATGTATACGTGAACTAAAAGTTTGTGTTTTAGTCTGGTTCTGTGGCTGTCTGTGAATTTCGATGGGCTCTGCGCACATGTTGATCGTTCGCGCCCAAAAGCCAAAGGCCGAGAAGGTTGCAAGGAGGAGATCATTTAGGCGAGGCCATGGtgcagacagacagatcgAGGGTGAGAGTATGTGTGAACGCTTGAGGAAATGGCAGTTGTTGCTGTGCGCCATTTATTGCCTGTGAGAtctcagaagaagacgcggtgAAGATGTTTCACCATGTACAATtagagagaagcaagagcgacacaagaaaagaacaaaCATCAGCACCTGGATCAGAAGCGGTGGGGCAAAGGCCCTGGAGTGTGTCCAGCGAGGACGCGAAAGTCTTCATGTTTTCCAGTGTTTCTCTCAGCCATTCCTCGGGGCGCCTTtacacagaaacagagaaggtactcttctccctttgtcGCTTTGCCTCGGACGACGCAAAACAGAAGCTGTCGTGTACTCACTTGAGGTCCGTTGTCCCTACGAAGCTGTGCGGCTGGATCTTCAAACGAAGCAACCCAGACACTCGTCGCTTCAGGACTCCACAGCCATAGACGAACTATGCACACACGTTTAAATTTTGAAATTTTCTACGTGTAAATTCGCACTtcgaaagcaaagaaaaagactgGTCACAAACCAAATGCGTGTGTGGGGGGACATGCAGACGTCCTACATAAAAGTCGACAAAGCCGAAGCAgtgcacagacacaaacCTAACGAATACTTCCCAATggtaaatatatgtatatacatacgtacgtattcgcatatatatatatatatatatatatatatatatatatatgtttcgTACGTAAAACAGTGCATGGGGGGGCGTCGAAAGAAACTAAGTGAAGAGACCTACCTGACATAAGTAGTTAtacatgcgtgcatgcgttatgcatgaagatgcagaggaacGTTATGGGGAACTAGAGGATGGACGTAAAAgtgacgaggaaagagggtCTCAAAGGACGAGTGCTGTTGAGTGTGTGACAATACGACTTGACACAAGCGCGTTTGCGGAGGCCTCTGTTGTATCCAAGCTCTGTCTCATTAATtgccacagaagacgaaaatggatattctttctttctcgaaaCGTCCTTCCTTCGGGAGTGTATCCACACAACGCTGGAGGATTTCGGTTTGGAGTTGGAATCGCTCCGCATCATCCCCGCAATGATCCACCCAACGCTTCGTGCTCCACTTCAACTCACCTCGAAGGAGTGATCTGCtgccgaagaa from the Toxoplasma gondii ME49 chromosome IX, whole genome shotgun sequence genome contains:
- a CDS encoding hypothetical protein (encoded by transcript TGME49_289260), with the protein product MKTFASSLDTLQGLCPTASDPDAIGLPSAPDSEAQLQRRTELESVSSTPKCFEITEGNFERDAEAAAALSEARDASESNEQFFLRMESPEDSLSRSGSTARRGEAEVRSAKSFQRETGKEESEEAPPASSKLVYLLQNAEARREFLSTAINAVTPVHRHATPWADDDLCPASASSSRDASPCLSIGRIQGEDEGETRQTERRETHLSSDKDADKDAVQAFGRETSSPSRGPCSGGSVERKEGGRGREKLLSASTHQNGTREGRPCRATKGEGRDKVASVKSSIYNVYGKPRAKHQFACPDRFISKMIVARKHGERSAEFSPNEKYQTVEAPVDRKIKTASMCPFTQPKASQVRSPKEQPQRLVEVFPSHLDFGVCKVGERMRLGTRVRNIDSDVCRFSVALEHTGPEEAFEIQLFYTAGRVAPGLCLEIIADLVASSPGPISAAIIVTHKAHLIRVPITAQAV